A DNA window from Macrobrachium rosenbergii isolate ZJJX-2024 chromosome 41, ASM4041242v1, whole genome shotgun sequence contains the following coding sequences:
- the LOC136827180 gene encoding uncharacterized protein: protein MVSISPGKIVKIAKLENLFVACTIDSRKRKKALLLHYAGDEVFEIYETLGLIGDDANYDKVKQGLANCFQPKKNKEFERYEFRNVRQNRGETIDQFATRLRQKAENCEFADKDGEIKSQVIQGCLSSKLRVKCLEEEKVSTIC, encoded by the coding sequence atggtaagcatttctccaggaaaaatcgtaaaaattGCAAAACTAGAAAATCTGTTTGTAGCCTGCACCATTGACTCAAGAAAACGGAAAAAAGCCCTATTGTTACATTATGCAGGTGATGAAGTTTTTGAAATCTACGAAACATTAGGCCTTATTGGTGATGACGctaattatgataaagtaaaacaaggTCTAGCAAATTGCTTTcagccaaagaaaaacaaagaattcgAACGTTATGAGTTTCGAAATGTGAGGCAGAATCGTGGTGAAACAATTGATCAATTTGCAACACGGCTACGACAAAAGGCTGAAAATTGTGAATTTGCTGATAAGGACGGGGAAATCAAAAGCCAAGTAATTCAAGGTTGTTTGTCAAGCAAACTGAGAGTGAAGTGTTTAGAAGAAGAGAAAGTCTCAACGATATGTTAA